In Glycine max cultivar Williams 82 chromosome 7, Glycine_max_v4.0, whole genome shotgun sequence, a single window of DNA contains:
- the LOC100793817 gene encoding probable serine/threonine-protein kinase NAK-like isoform X1: MGACWSNRIKSVSPSNTGITSRSVSRSGHDVSSNSRSSSASISVASRSEGEILQSSNLKSFSYNELRAATRNFRPDSVLGEGGFGSVFKGWIDEHSLAATKPGIGMIVAVKRLNQDGFQGHREWLAEINYLGKLQHPNLVRLIGYCFEDEHRLLVYEFMPKGSMENHLFRRGSYFQPFSWSLRMKIALGAAKGLAFLHSTEPKVIYRDFKTSNILLDTNYSAKLSDFGLARDGPTGDKSHVSTRVMGTHGYAAPEYLATGHLTTKSDVYSFGVVLLEMISGRRAIDKNQPTGEHNLVDWAKPYLSNKRRVFRVIDPRLEGQYLQSRAQAAAALAIQCLSIEARCRPNMDEVVKALEQLQESKNMQRKGADHKQHHVRNSGPGRSNGGNGGSDVPRKASAYPRPSASLLRG, from the exons ATGGGTGCTTGCTGGAGTAATAGGATTAAGTCTGTGAGTCCTTCCAATACag GGATCACTTCTAGAAGTGTCAGCAGGAGTGGCCATGACGTCAGCTCAAATAGCAGGAGCTCATCAGCCTCCATATCCGTCGCTTCTCGGAGTGAGGGTGAGATCTTGCAATCTTCCAACTTGAAAAGCTTCAGCTATAATGAGCTAAGAGCAGCCACAAGAAATTTCCGCCCGGATAGCGTCTTGGGGGAGGGTGGGTTTGGTTCAGTTTTTAAGGGCTGGATTGATGAGCATTCACTTGCTGCTACCAAACCAGGAATAGGCATGATTGTTGCTGTTAAGAGGCTTAACCAAGACGGGTTCCAGGGTCACAGAGAGTGGTTG GCTGAAATCAACTATCTCGGGAAACTACAGCATCCTAACCTTGTTAGGTTAATAGGATACTGCTTTGAGGATGAGCATCGGCTTCTGGTTTATGAATTTATGCCCAAGGGTAGCATGGAAAATCATCTATTCAGAA GAGGTTCTTACTTTCAGCCATTCTCTTGGAGTTTGCGAATGAAGATAGCACTTGGGGCTGCAAAGGGCCTTGCTTTTCTTCATAGTACAGAACCTAAAGTCATATACCGTGACTTTAAAACTTCAAATATCTTACTCGATACA AACTACAGTGCCAAACTTTCTGATTTTGGCTTGGCCAGAGATGGTCCTACTGGTGATAAAAGCCATGTCTCTACTAGGGTCATGGGAACCCATGGATATGCAGCACCAGAGTATTTAGCAACAG GTCATCTCACTACCAAGAGTGATGTGTATAGTTTTGGAgtagttcttttggaaatgATATCGGGAAGACGAGCTATAGACAAGAATCAGCCAACTGGAGAACATAACCTTGTTGATTGGGCCAAGCCTTACCTATCTAATAAACGAAGAGTTTTCCGTGTGATAGATCCCCGTCTCGAAGGTCAATATTTACAGAGTCGAGCTCAAGCCGCAGCTGCGCTTGCTATTCAATGTCTCTCCATAGAGGCTAGGTGCAGGCCGAATATGGATGAGGTGGTAAAAGCGTTAGAGCAGCTTCAGGAATCAAAGAACATGCAGAGAAAAGGCGCTGATCATAAACAGCATCATGTACGCAATTCCGGTCCTGGCCGTTCCAACGGTGGCAATGGTGGTTCAGATGTCCCTAGAAAGGCTTCTGCTTATCCTAGACCTTCTGCTTCTCTCCTCCGCGGTTGA